In one window of Oceanococcus sp. HetDA_MAG_MS8 DNA:
- a CDS encoding M2 family metallopeptidase → MNKRLVISAFLGLVAGLAGCSVMQNSWHAVNPVQPDSSYPTTAAGARAFLADYDRDIREIATEAYKAAWLQATYITPDSQLIAAKAYERLLAWNAERAIAARQFDGLKLDANLRRQLELLRLSNGVPTDPEALAELTTLGSDLEATYGSGRYCPEGPESCQQLGALEKVLASSRNADDLLEAWTGWRTISPPMRQNYARFVELQNSGAQELGFSDAGEYWRAQYDMAPEAFSAEVERLWEQVSPLYEALHCEVRAQLNNGYGDEVVPKDGPIPAHLLGNMWSQQWGNIYPLLVPYPDAPAADITAALEAQKYTAERMVRQAEGFYTDLGLPSLPASFYERSMLTKPRDRDVVCHASAWDLDFSGDVRIKMCIQPDSENLTTIYHELGHIYYDLAYNPLPVIFQNGAHDGFHEAIGDTMVLAMTPDYLASVGLAETADNSSVQATINAQMQMALDKIAFLPFGLLVDQWRWKVFSGEVTPDNYNAAWWDLRESYQGIAAPLPRSEDDFDPGAKYHIPGNTPYMRYFLAHILQFQFYQAMCDAAGHEGPLHSCSFAGSEEAGAKMWALLSAGQSKPWPETLELLTGSPSMDAAAVIDYFQPLMGWLEKRNQGRSCGW, encoded by the coding sequence ATGAATAAGCGTTTAGTGATCAGCGCGTTCCTGGGTCTGGTTGCGGGACTGGCGGGATGTAGCGTGATGCAGAACTCCTGGCATGCGGTGAATCCTGTACAGCCCGACAGTAGCTACCCGACTACGGCTGCCGGGGCGCGGGCTTTTTTGGCTGACTATGATCGGGATATCCGAGAGATTGCGACCGAGGCTTACAAGGCGGCTTGGCTACAAGCGACCTATATCACCCCGGACAGCCAGCTCATCGCCGCCAAGGCTTATGAGCGTCTGCTGGCCTGGAATGCGGAGCGGGCGATTGCGGCGCGACAGTTCGATGGTCTCAAGCTAGACGCTAACCTGCGCCGCCAGTTAGAGCTCTTGCGTCTTTCCAATGGAGTACCCACGGACCCGGAGGCATTAGCTGAGCTCACCACCTTGGGGAGCGACTTGGAAGCGACGTACGGATCTGGGCGCTACTGTCCTGAAGGCCCAGAGAGTTGCCAGCAGCTTGGGGCGCTGGAGAAGGTGCTGGCCAGTTCACGCAATGCGGACGACTTGCTGGAGGCCTGGACTGGCTGGCGCACCATCTCACCGCCAATGCGCCAGAACTATGCGCGCTTTGTGGAGCTGCAAAATAGCGGCGCTCAAGAACTTGGCTTTAGCGATGCTGGGGAGTACTGGCGCGCCCAGTACGATATGGCTCCAGAAGCTTTCTCCGCTGAAGTAGAGCGCTTGTGGGAGCAGGTATCACCACTCTACGAGGCGCTACATTGTGAAGTGCGGGCGCAGCTCAATAATGGGTATGGCGATGAGGTGGTGCCTAAGGATGGGCCGATCCCTGCTCATTTATTGGGAAATATGTGGTCCCAGCAATGGGGCAACATCTACCCCTTGCTGGTCCCGTATCCCGATGCCCCTGCTGCCGATATCACGGCGGCCCTGGAAGCGCAGAAATACACCGCTGAGCGGATGGTGCGCCAGGCAGAAGGGTTTTATACCGACTTGGGGCTGCCCTCATTGCCTGCGAGCTTTTACGAACGCTCGATGCTCACCAAACCCCGGGATCGGGATGTGGTGTGTCATGCCTCGGCTTGGGATTTGGATTTTTCCGGGGATGTGCGCATCAAAATGTGCATACAGCCCGACAGCGAAAACCTCACCACCATCTATCATGAGTTGGGCCACATCTATTACGACTTGGCGTACAACCCATTGCCGGTGATTTTTCAAAATGGGGCCCATGACGGTTTTCATGAAGCCATCGGTGACACCATGGTGCTGGCGATGACGCCGGACTACTTAGCGAGCGTGGGCTTGGCTGAAACGGCGGATAACTCGTCCGTGCAGGCAACGATCAATGCGCAAATGCAAATGGCCTTAGACAAAATCGCTTTTCTGCCGTTTGGGCTATTGGTGGACCAGTGGCGCTGGAAGGTTTTCAGTGGCGAGGTCACACCCGACAACTACAACGCTGCATGGTGGGATCTGCGCGAGAGCTATCAGGGCATTGCTGCCCCACTGCCGCGCAGCGAAGACGATTTCGACCCCGGAGCCAAGTATCACATCCCCGGCAATACGCCTTATATGCGGTACTTCCTTGCACACATTCTGCAGTTCCAGTTCTACCAGGCCATGTGTGATGCCGCTGGCCATGAGGGGCCGCTGCATAGCTGCAGTTTTGCTGGTTCCGAAGAGGCCGGTGCAAAGATGTGGGCTTTGCTTTCGGCCGGGCAGTCCAAGCCATGGCCGGAGACTTTAGAACTGCTGACCGGAAGCCCCTCCATGGATGCTGCCGCCGTCATTGATTACTTTCAGCCCTTGATGGGATGGCTGGAGAAGCGCAATCAGGGGCGCAGCTGCGGCTGGTAA
- a CDS encoding peptide MFS transporter, whose translation MLNIFAQHPRGLMVLFGTEMWERASYYGMRAILVLALTAAATEGGGLDLSDTTATAIYGMYTGAVYLACLPGGWIADRLLGQRNAVWYGGLIIAGGHFTMALPFEATFYVGLILIALGTGLLKPNVSTMVGDLYPQGSASRDAAFSIFYMGINVGAFFGQLVVGYLGEKVGWHWGFGAAGVGMLFGLWQYRVGAKHLGQAGLLPASTGDPAKDARVQQIGWRAIRAFLVLLSIATATAIVGWWTPDAGQMALWFAQFVIALAIGFFAWVLIFGGLSAQERKHVGVIAIFFVASAVFWSGFDQAGSSLNIFADRYTDRMILGWEMPASWLQSINPMLIILLAPFFAWLWVHLAQRNMDPSSPIKFAIGLLQLGLGFWVMVFAARIAAGGELAAPTWLLLTYLFHTTGELCLSPVGLSAVTKLAPRRYLGQMMGTWFMASSLGNVIAGLMAGHITVAGAEAMPEQFMRVVYMSLAAALLMFIATPLIKSWMKGSAEFPESAAPHGKPAGSRATEVEPS comes from the coding sequence ATGTTGAATATATTCGCGCAGCACCCGCGCGGTTTAATGGTGCTGTTTGGAACGGAGATGTGGGAGCGTGCGAGCTATTACGGCATGCGCGCCATCTTGGTACTTGCGCTCACAGCGGCGGCCACCGAAGGTGGCGGTTTGGACCTCAGCGACACAACGGCCACTGCCATCTATGGCATGTACACCGGCGCGGTGTATTTGGCGTGTTTGCCCGGTGGGTGGATTGCAGACCGTCTGTTGGGGCAGCGCAACGCGGTGTGGTACGGCGGGCTGATTATTGCGGGCGGCCACTTCACCATGGCCCTGCCATTTGAGGCCACCTTTTATGTAGGGCTGATTCTCATTGCCTTGGGCACGGGGCTGCTGAAGCCTAATGTGTCGACCATGGTTGGTGACTTATACCCCCAGGGCAGCGCCAGCCGCGACGCGGCGTTCTCCATTTTCTACATGGGGATTAATGTCGGCGCCTTTTTTGGTCAGCTCGTCGTGGGTTACCTGGGTGAGAAGGTTGGCTGGCACTGGGGCTTTGGGGCCGCCGGCGTGGGCATGCTTTTTGGTCTATGGCAATACCGGGTTGGCGCCAAGCATTTAGGCCAAGCCGGACTGCTGCCGGCGAGTACCGGAGACCCAGCAAAAGACGCACGGGTTCAGCAGATTGGATGGCGCGCAATCCGCGCATTCTTAGTGTTACTGAGCATCGCCACCGCTACCGCCATTGTGGGTTGGTGGACGCCGGACGCCGGCCAAATGGCGCTGTGGTTTGCCCAGTTTGTGATCGCCTTGGCAATTGGCTTTTTTGCCTGGGTGTTGATTTTCGGTGGTCTCAGCGCTCAAGAGCGCAAACACGTGGGCGTGATTGCCATTTTCTTCGTGGCCTCCGCCGTCTTTTGGAGCGGATTCGACCAGGCCGGCTCCTCGCTGAATATCTTTGCTGACCGCTACACCGACCGCATGATCCTAGGCTGGGAGATGCCGGCATCATGGCTGCAGTCCATCAACCCCATGCTCATCATTTTGCTGGCACCATTTTTTGCCTGGCTGTGGGTGCACCTGGCGCAGCGCAACATGGATCCGTCGTCGCCGATCAAGTTCGCCATTGGTTTGCTGCAGCTGGGGCTGGGTTTCTGGGTGATGGTGTTCGCGGCCCGGATTGCGGCGGGCGGCGAATTGGCGGCTCCGACTTGGCTGCTGCTGACCTATCTCTTCCACACCACCGGCGAGCTCTGCCTGTCTCCGGTGGGTCTGTCAGCCGTCACCAAACTGGCGCCGCGACGCTACCTGGGCCAAATGATGGGGACCTGGTTTATGGCCTCCTCCCTTGGCAACGTCATTGCGGGTTTGATGGCAGGTCACATCACCGTTGCCGGTGCTGAAGCCATGCCTGAGCAGTTTATGCGTGTGGTTTACATGAGTTTGGCTGCGGCCTTGCTGATGTTCATCGCCACCCCTTTGATTAAGTCGTGGATGAAGGGTTCGGCTGAGTTTCCAGAGTCTGCGGCCCCCCACGGCAAACCGGCCGGTAGTCGCGCGACTGAGGTGGAGCCTTCATGA